The DNA region TTCATAGGAGCTATAATCTCTCTTCAGTTCGCAAGGAGAACGCGGGAATTTTACAAAGGTGACATATATAAGCGGTTTAGAGTTCAAAGATTTAGTAGGGGTGATACATATAAGAGGTTTAATGGTGAAACATATATGAAGTTTGAAGATGGAGTAAAGGCCCCAAAGACAGAGATGGATCAATCATCCTCTAATAAGGCTCCAGGGAGTGCACAAAGATGGGAGGGATAGAAAAACAATATTTGAAATATATGCAGAGAGAAATAATACTGCATGTCCAGAGGCAAAGAAATTGGGTTTAGATGCAAATTTGAAATGACTTTGAAGagctttaataattttttttgttgtttatttagTTTGATTAGATCATGTTAATTAATCTACTTGTCTTTGCTCCTTTGCtaggaaaaaaattatgacaTACACCAATAGCATGCATGCCCCCTATTTTAATTGGTGTTTTCTGCGgtatatataatagaatttgATGTAATAGTTTACGTGGGAAGTCATTCTTTGCGTTGCATTAGCCTCAAGACTTGCTGTGAGATTCAAAGTGTTTCGTTTGAAAGTGCGTTTAAAAATAACAGcttgaaaatatagaaaagatatttttaaattgtaaatacgattttaaaaacacttcattgaatttttattaacttaatttCGAAATTTATAGTTATTTTCAAACTGCACATTATAATACTGTTCAATCAAACAGACACAAATGTatgatatattttgtgaaaaaataatattcgaTCCGACTCCAACCAGTACGGAATAAGCAGTTACAACAatttataatatcaaattaaaaatattgtaattaatcaACCAAAACATCAAACCTCAAAGGATTAATACATAAACAATTTTCAACACAATTTTTGTTGACCAAGAAGGAATCATTTCAAAACTCAAAGGAAAAACCATTTCGGGGCAGTCAAACCCaaaaatttattagaaaaaataattacaaggaAATAGACAGTATTTATAATTCTGTAACGCTAAAACTCCTTGAGTGGCCTCTGGTAATTCGATGGGCCACTTTAGCACATTTTAAACATATTGGGACTCTTTTAAAAACAGTTGTTAATGGATGAggctcttttatatttttttccccaaaatttaTTATGCAATGAGCCTTAAGTAAATGAAAAATGTGTTTCACAAACCTTCTGAATACTGATCGATCGATTGACAGTtacaaagaataaaataaatacctTTCCATCACTTGCTCGTGCATGAACCATCATTTTGGTGATCCCTAATCTCTGAAAAAACctggagtgagagagagagagaaagaaagagttcATACTTGATCTATTTTCAACCTTGAAGAATCTTCTATTCAAGGTAACCTTCGTAACCCAGCTTTCCATATTCTATTTTATACTTTCTTTGAATGCATAAATCATATTATCTAcggttaaattaccagttattccAAAAGTATAAACAGATCATaggaagatataaatttaattacttaatcattactttaatactctcccttacgtgttgggcctcacttgAGCGGAAGCGGGCGGAGAGAGACATATGAACTACATCTTGCATATTCCCTATTTCttaaatttgttgaattttttgttgaattatcTTAAACTATGACATAGATCTCTAATATTTAGATGTGTTTTCCTATTTTTAGAAGCAGGGAATCTCCGACGGAAATatatgaaggaaaagaaaagcaccTTCACATAGAAAGATTGGGGATTCCGTACGCCTCTCTcgtctctttttctcctttttccttTCAACCAAACGCTGCTTCTCTATCTATTAAAATAAACAGCTTCTTGTTGTCGTAGTTGTTTGTTGATCTAACTTTCTTGAAGCCGTTGAAGCTACCCTTTAgaccattttattaaaattaattaataaatagatCCTCCAGTCATTAATTAACTcgacttaattaattaaaagaccTCACATGAAATGCTGAAACAtagattattttttaagcttaaatgAGATGAACGGCTGAGTTTTATGAAtttggatccggcttacatgctgttattaaaataatagcatgtatgttgtagtttaatcaacggttaagattaaattttttaaaatcttttttcattttctctcttctattaaaagtttttaaaagtaagtcaactttaaaattcaattttgaccgttgattaaattacaacatacatgctgttatttttaataacagcatataaGCGAAATCTtgtgaattttaaaatctcaaatttaCATAAAATTCTAGGGATCTCAATCCCTCAATCCCAAGTCATTAATTTCGTATTGTATCACAACCCTATCATGATCCTGAGATTTCAATATTACACGAGCAACCCCAACAAACATGCCTAAATTTGAGTTTTGACACCTTGTTATGCTGTGTAAACATGTTTGTAGTAACAAACTGCACATGGTGAACTGAAACTAGCACCGATTAACTGAGACAAACGAATCCATCCACTTCTTTCGGGTTATTAATACGTAGCTGATTCTAGCCACCACACGTTGCCGACTCATTCCTTTCTAAATCCCATAAATTTCCTCTTCTGGCCGGCTATTGTCATTTAATTCCCTTTGCATTGTatcatagatatatatatagagagagaaagggatcGAAAATGGGAGGGGAGTGTTTCCCATTTACGATGCAAGTGGTAAGAGGCAGATGGTTCACAGTTTATGCCTCCATGTTGGTCATGTGCGGGGCTGGAACAACCTACATCTATAGTCTCtacaacaaaaatattaaacttCTTGGATATGATGAAGACGAAATGAGTAATATAGCTTTTTACAAAGATGTTGGATCATGCCTGGCGGTTTTCAATGGCCTCATTGTTGAGGTGATACCAACATGGCTAGGGCTCTTCCTCGGCGCCATCATGAACTTCGGGGGCTATTTCATGATATGGCTTGCCGTCACGGGCCGTATTTCCAAGCCAACTATTTGGCAGATGTACTTTTATATTGCGGTGGCAGCCAACGCTCCCAACTTTTCAGCCACAATAGCTATTGTCAAATCCGTCCAGAACTTCCCGGTGAGTCGAGGCGTTGTTTTGGGTCTAATGAAGGGTCTCGTTGGGCTTGGCGTTCCTATCATAACCCAAGTTTACTATGGTATTATTAAACcaccatttatctcaaaagataGAGCTCTTATAGAAatgaattaatttaattatttaatttagatTCTAATACTTTCGCTCGCACTCTCACTTGTGGACTCAAACTCCCCCATATAACACTTAAAATATTTAGTTGAAATAAGAGGTAAATAACAGAGATAGGGTTCGAACTTGGAATCACAAtgttaaatcaatttttatcacaaaagtttaagctcataaaaagtgattaatttaattatttaatttatattgtaacAGGTATATATGACAATGATTCAAAAGGTCTTGTTCTTCTCTGTGCATTACTCCCAACTGCAGTATCACTCCTGTTTATGTTCACAATCCGGAATCTGAAGAATGGAAGGCAACCGAACGAGCTGAGGGTGttcttgaatttattttatttaacaatcTTGCTTGCACTTTTTCTCATGGTCATGACTTTGCTTGAGAAACATATTGATCTCACCGCAGCAGTCCATACAACAAGTGCCATCGCAGTCAGTGTTATCCTCTTCCTCCCGCTCCTTCTTGTCATCAAAGAAGAGTTTTCCATCTGGAAAGTTCAAAAACAACCACCAATGAATGTGAATATTCCTCCTACTCATCATCTGGGAACCAATGAGAAACATCCTGATCAGCTACAAGAGAATTCGGAGCAAAAAGGAATGTCTTGTTTTGCAAACATCTTCAACAAACCAGAAAGAGGAGAAGACCACACCATCTTGCAAGCAATTCTAAGCATCGACATGTTTTACATCTTCCTTGTTACTTTATGTGGATACGGTTCGGCCTTAACATCCTTTGATCAATTACGAGCCATTGGATTATCACTCGGTTATGAAGATCCACTTGTCAACTCCATCATCACACTAGCAGGTGTGTGGAGTTATTTTGGGAGGGTTTACTCTGGTTTCATCTCTGAACTTCTGCTTATGAAATGGAAGCTTCCCCGGTCGGTGATGATGTCAGTTATTCTTCTTCTACACAGCATTGGTCTGCTCCTCGTCGCCTTCCCAACAATCAAGGGCACATACTACGTGGCATCACTGATCATTGGATTCACACTTGGCGCACAAGTACCAATAAATTTGGCAATGATTTCTGAGTTATTTGGCCTCAAGTACTTTGCTACATTGCTCAATTGTGCACAAATCACAACACCTCTTTGGGTGTATCTGATGAATACAGAACTTACTAAAACCCTTTATGCAACAGAGGCAAGAGAGGCAGCCAAGAAGCTGCATCCGGGAAATGATCCATCAACTTTGAAGGAGTTGAGTTGCACGGGAGACCAGTGTTTCAGGGTATCCTTCTCCATTTTGGCTACCATTGCGTTAATAGGAGCTCTTATCTCTCTTCAATTCGCGAGGAGAACTCGAGAATTTTACAAAAGTGACATTTATAAGCGGTTTAGAGTTCAAAGATATAGTAGGGGTGATACATATAAAAGGTTTAAAGGTGAAACATATGTGAAGTTTGGAAGAGGGGTAAAGACCACAGAGACTGAAATGGTTCAATCATGATCCTCTGATCATAATGGACACTAGTGAGGCTCCAGATGCATGGATTggatagaaaaagaagaacatatatatgcacAAAGAATGCATGtctagagacaaagaagggGAAGAAGATTCTTCAGAAATACAtgcaaatttaaaatgattttgaagagctttattattttttgtattgtttattTGGGTTTGATTTGATGTTTAatgtgcttttcttttcttctctatttaGGACAAAATCATGACATACACTAGCAGCCTACCCTCTATTTTAAGGTGTTTTATGTTGTATAAAATAATTTGATGTAATAGTTTATGTAGGAAAGATACGCAAGTCATTCTTTGAGTTCATTGGCTCAAATTGGCCTTGTGATTTTTTGGCCAAATgcacatttttaaataaaattgtgaaaagtcTTTCGTTTgaaaatgcattaaaaaatagtagtttgaaaatgtagaaaaatatatatatatatatatatatatttttaaacagTAAACAAGGGGTTCTTTTTTAAAtacgattttaaaagctaaactatatattcatgaaaAACTTAACTTTTGTTGCCTTCAATTTgaaactaatattttttttaaaccgcacattataaaattgttaaatcaAACGGACACAAATA from Corylus avellana chromosome ca10, CavTom2PMs-1.0 includes:
- the LOC132162787 gene encoding uncharacterized protein LOC132162787, with the protein product MGGECFPFTMQVVRGRWFTVYASMLVMCGAGTTYIYSLYNKNIKLLGYDEDEMSNIAFYKDVGSCLAVFNGLIVEVIPTWLGLFLGAIMNFGGYFMIWLAVTGRISKPTIWQMYFYIAVAANAPNFSATIAIVKSVQNFPVSRGVVLGLMKGLVGLGVPIITQVYYGIYDNDSKGLVLLCALLPTAVSLLFMFTIRNLKNGRQPNELRVFLNLFYLTILLALFLMVMTLLEKHIDLTAAVHTTSAIAVSVILFLPLLLVIKEEFSIWKVQKQPPMNVNIPPTHHLGTNEKHPDQLQENSEQKGMSCFANIFNKPERGEDHTILQAILSIDMFYIFLVTLCGYGSALTSFDQLRAIGLSLGYEDPLVNSIITLAGVWSYFGRVYSGFISELLLMKWKLPRSVMMSVILLLHSIGLLLVAFPTIKGTYYVASLIIGFTLGAQVPINLAMISELFGLKYFATLLNCAQITTPLWVYLMNTELTKTLYATEAREAAKKLHPGNDPSTLKELSCTGDQCFRVSFSILATIALIGALISLQFARRTREFYKSDIYKRFRVQRYSRGDTYKRFKGETYVKFGRGVKTTETEMVQS